From one bacterium genomic stretch:
- a CDS encoding NADP oxidoreductase yields MSKPRIATLWLDGCSGCHMSLLDMDERIIALAGKIELVYGPLVDIKEFPEGVDVAVVEGAVSSVEDEHKIRIVRERSKFLIALGDCAVTANVPGMRNYYTCEAVLDRAYYENATIQAQTPNVGIPALLPKALPLHEFVKVDLFVPGCPPQADAIYYVLSELVEGRIPDLAGKTRFGI; encoded by the coding sequence ATGAGTAAACCACGGATTGCTACTCTCTGGTTAGATGGGTGCTCCGGATGTCATATGTCATTGCTGGATATGGACGAGCGAATTATCGCTTTAGCCGGCAAGATTGAGCTGGTCTATGGCCCTCTCGTGGATATTAAAGAGTTCCCCGAAGGCGTAGATGTGGCAGTAGTCGAAGGCGCTGTTTCAAGCGTTGAGGATGAGCACAAGATACGCATCGTTCGAGAACGAAGCAAGTTTTTGATCGCTCTCGGCGACTGCGCTGTAACCGCAAACGTTCCAGGTATGCGCAATTACTATACATGTGAAGCTGTGTTGGATCGCGCCTATTATGAGAATGCGACCATCCAAGCGCAAACACCTAATGTCGGCATTCCTGCGTTGCTACCCAAAGCGCTACCACTTCACGAGTTCGTCAAGGTGGATCTTTTCGTTCCTGGTTGTCCACCACAAGCGGATGCTATTTACTATGTCCTTTCTGAATTAGTCGAAGGGCGAATACCCGATCTAGCCGGTAAAACCCGGTTCGGGATTTAG